A genome region from Deinococcus sp. KNUC1210 includes the following:
- a CDS encoding type III polyketide synthase: protein MTFRASASPATLPVLRSIAVGNPANRVSQPEAREAARSFLPRLAARPKLLDVFDNAMIDTRYLARPLEWYLEPHGFAEKNAVYVEETLALCERLTLEALERAWVQAAEIDAVVFVSSTGISTPSLESILMERLGIGRHAVRLPLWGLGCAGGAQGLARSADLVRAGYRNVLFLAAEFCSLTLVQGDESSSNFVATALFSDGAAALILGPDDGSGPALMRLHGAFSTLIENSKDIMGWDVVESGLKVRFSQDIPGLVRQMMNSNVQEALEGVGWTQDELQEYVVHPGGAKVIEAYEDSLGLPAGRLVCSRRVLREYGNMSSSTVLFVLHETLRRGAHGKGLLSAMGPGFCAEHVLVDFGA from the coding sequence ATGACTTTTCGTGCTTCTGCGTCGCCCGCCACCCTGCCTGTGCTGCGTTCCATCGCGGTCGGCAATCCGGCCAACCGCGTTTCCCAGCCTGAGGCCCGCGAGGCAGCCAGATCGTTTCTGCCGCGTCTGGCAGCACGTCCCAAACTGCTCGACGTGTTCGACAACGCCATGATCGATACCCGCTATCTGGCCCGCCCGCTGGAATGGTATCTGGAGCCGCACGGATTTGCCGAGAAGAACGCTGTGTACGTCGAAGAAACACTGGCACTGTGCGAGCGCCTGACGCTGGAAGCGCTGGAACGGGCCTGGGTTCAGGCCGCCGAGATCGACGCGGTGGTCTTTGTGAGCAGCACCGGCATCAGCACGCCGAGCCTGGAAAGCATCCTGATGGAGCGCCTGGGCATCGGTCGCCACGCGGTTCGGCTGCCGCTGTGGGGGCTGGGCTGTGCGGGCGGCGCACAGGGGCTGGCCCGCAGCGCCGATCTGGTGCGGGCCGGCTACCGCAACGTGCTGTTTCTGGCCGCCGAGTTCTGCAGCCTGACGCTGGTGCAGGGCGATGAGAGCAGCAGCAACTTCGTGGCGACGGCGCTGTTTTCGGACGGAGCAGCCGCGCTGATCCTGGGGCCGGACGATGGCAGCGGCCCAGCCCTGATGCGGCTGCATGGAGCCTTCAGCACGCTGATCGAGAACAGCAAGGACATCATGGGCTGGGACGTGGTGGAAAGCGGCCTGAAGGTGCGTTTCAGCCAGGATATTCCCGGTCTGGTACGCCAGATGATGAACAGCAACGTGCAGGAAGCGCTGGAAGGCGTCGGCTGGACGCAGGACGAGTTGCAGGAATACGTGGTGCATCCCGGCGGCGCGAAGGTCATCGAAGCCTACGAGGACTCGCTGGGTCTGCCCGCTGGACGGCTGGTATGTTCGCGGCGGGTGCTGCGCGAGTACGGCAACATGAGCAGTAGTACGGTGCTGTTCGTGCTGCACGAAACGCTGCGGCGCGGCGCACACGGCAAGGGCCTGTTGAGCGCGATGGGGCCGGGCTTCTGCGCCGAACACGTGCTGGTCGATTTCGGCGCATGA
- a CDS encoding isoprenylcysteine carboxyl methyltransferase family protein, translated as MKASRFALPLVLGLSIQRLLELRVARQHETWAREQGATEYGREHYPLFMLLHGGWLLGTLLEGRRSKGKVNWLWLGLLLLAQPLRYWVISTLGRQWNTRILIVPGASRIVSGPFQYLKHPNYAVVALEMASAPLSVGAWRSALIGSLLNAALLRLIRIPAEERALAEYQAAGNPGERFSENT; from the coding sequence ATGAAGGCCAGCCGATTTGCCCTGCCGCTGGTGCTGGGGCTGAGCATTCAGCGGCTGCTGGAACTGCGCGTGGCGCGGCAGCACGAAACCTGGGCACGGGAACAGGGCGCAACCGAGTACGGGCGCGAACATTACCCGCTGTTCATGCTGCTGCACGGCGGCTGGCTGCTGGGCACGCTGCTGGAAGGACGGCGCTCGAAGGGCAAGGTGAACTGGCTGTGGCTCGGGTTGCTGCTGCTGGCCCAGCCGCTGCGTTACTGGGTCATTTCTACGCTGGGCAGGCAGTGGAATACCCGCATCCTGATCGTGCCGGGAGCCAGCCGCATCGTCAGCGGGCCGTTTCAGTATCTGAAGCACCCGAATTACGCGGTGGTGGCGCTGGAAATGGCGAGTGCGCCGCTCAGTGTGGGTGCGTGGCGCAGCGCCCTGATCGGCAGTCTGCTGAACGCCGCCCTGCTGCGCCTCATCCGTATTCCTGCCGAAGAGCGGGCGCTGGCCGAATACCAGGCAGCGGGCAACCCGGGCGAACGGTTCAGCGAAAACACCTGA
- a CDS encoding MFS transporter, whose product MQVAATQATRGAVSIALAVTLGHFINDGYGAMLTPLGPALRGQYGVSIASVTLLASVFSLTSSVLQPLLGVIGERFDRRLMAAAGPALTGIGLTFMGYAPAFGLLMLLVALAGFGSGFFHPAGAAYTARYSPVQQRGLWASIFSAGGTAGMALGPVFAGVGLHALPIFAPIGLLVAGISYVITPSDRPQGIRPTLPEYLGIFRGPLVRLWAMAVLRSLASMGYNAMLPFIMLQRGFGHVETASTLAVFAVASAVGGIVGGRISDRIGRVPVLRSAIMVTIPLFALLIYSSPSQWWFYPLTFLVGALVNASIPVGVVMAQEYAPKHVAVASSIMMGFSWGFAGLLVFLVGLLADHTSPVTAALLSLTLMVPSAFLAASLPEPEKQKFE is encoded by the coding sequence ATGCAAGTTGCTGCCACACAGGCCACACGCGGCGCGGTCAGTATCGCGCTGGCCGTCACCCTGGGCCACTTTATCAACGACGGCTACGGAGCCATGCTGACGCCGCTCGGCCCGGCCCTGCGAGGACAGTACGGCGTCAGTATCGCGTCGGTCACGCTGCTCGCCAGCGTCTTCTCGCTGACCAGCAGTGTGCTTCAGCCGCTGCTGGGCGTGATCGGAGAGCGCTTCGACCGCCGCCTGATGGCCGCTGCTGGCCCCGCCCTGACCGGAATCGGCCTGACCTTCATGGGCTACGCACCGGCCTTCGGCCTCCTGATGCTGCTGGTGGCTTTGGCAGGCTTCGGCAGCGGCTTTTTCCATCCGGCGGGGGCGGCGTACACCGCCCGTTACAGCCCGGTGCAGCAGCGCGGGCTGTGGGCCAGCATCTTCAGCGCGGGCGGCACGGCGGGCATGGCGCTGGGGCCGGTTTTCGCGGGCGTGGGGCTGCATGCCCTGCCAATCTTCGCTCCGATTGGTCTGCTGGTGGCGGGCATCTCGTATGTCATCACGCCCAGCGACCGGCCCCAGGGCATCCGGCCCACCCTGCCCGAATACCTGGGCATCTTCCGTGGCCCGCTGGTGCGGCTGTGGGCGATGGCGGTGCTGCGGTCGCTCGCCAGCATGGGCTACAACGCCATGTTGCCCTTCATCATGCTCCAGCGCGGCTTTGGGCACGTCGAAACGGCGTCCACGCTGGCCGTCTTCGCGGTGGCCTCTGCCGTGGGCGGCATCGTGGGTGGGCGCATTTCCGACCGCATCGGGCGTGTGCCGGTTCTCCGCAGCGCCATCATGGTGACGATTCCGCTGTTCGCCCTCCTGATCTACAGCTCCCCGTCGCAGTGGTGGTTTTACCCGCTCACCTTCCTGGTGGGTGCCCTGGTCAACGCCAGTATTCCGGTGGGCGTGGTCATGGCCCAGGAATACGCGCCCAAGCACGTGGCAGTAGCGAGCAGCATCATGATGGGCTTTTCATGGGGCTTCGCGGGCCTGCTGGTCTTTCTGGTGGGCCTGCTGGCCGACCACACCAGCCCGGTCACGGCGGCGCTGCTCAGCCTCACGCTGATGGTACCGAGCGCGTTCCTGGCCGCCAGCCTGCCGGAACCCGAGAAGCAGAAGTTTGAGTGA
- a CDS encoding HD-GYP domain-containing protein — protein sequence MSSDAPPESDASLKLMQAHARLDQLEREQQISPEGAEPPHTELAEVHWELSMLYQFLERYEQALRHHQAFYLHDVARRNEHAQARVSRLNREQRRQAGELTRQSHLLEQTVADYTAQLEATQVEMTELLASAAEFRDAPLGPHARWVGDASACVALGLGVSEEDARALNLAARLHDIGKLAIPDSILLKEGKLSPAEWVVMRTHTVLGERLLIRSTSPLLRLAAEVALSHHEHWDGSGYPRGLSGEAIPLVGRIVSVVDSFDALVSERPYKPAWTPEHALHYLRRAAGRQFDPQVVESFGRLFEQGDLPSRDEA from the coding sequence ATGTCGAGCGACGCTCCTCCTGAATCTGACGCTTCTCTCAAGCTGATGCAGGCGCATGCGCGTCTCGATCAGCTTGAGCGCGAACAGCAGATTTCTCCGGAAGGCGCAGAGCCGCCGCACACCGAGCTTGCAGAGGTGCACTGGGAGCTGAGCATGCTGTATCAGTTTCTGGAACGGTACGAGCAGGCGCTGCGCCATCATCAGGCGTTTTACCTGCACGACGTGGCCCGGCGCAACGAACACGCCCAGGCCCGGGTATCGCGCCTGAACCGCGAGCAGCGGCGGCAGGCGGGCGAGCTGACCCGTCAGAGTCACCTGCTCGAACAGACGGTGGCCGACTACACCGCCCAGCTGGAAGCGACCCAGGTCGAGATGACCGAACTGCTGGCCTCGGCAGCCGAGTTCCGTGACGCGCCGCTGGGGCCGCATGCCCGCTGGGTCGGAGATGCCAGCGCGTGCGTCGCCCTGGGTCTGGGCGTCAGTGAAGAGGATGCACGCGCCCTGAATCTGGCGGCCCGGCTGCACGATATCGGCAAGCTGGCGATTCCCGATTCGATCCTGCTGAAAGAGGGCAAGCTGAGTCCTGCCGAGTGGGTGGTGATGAGAACGCACACCGTTCTGGGCGAGCGGCTGCTGATCCGCAGTACCAGCCCACTGCTGCGTCTGGCCGCCGAGGTGGCGCTGTCTCATCACGAGCACTGGGACGGCAGCGGCTACCCGCGTGGCCTGAGCGGAGAGGCGATTCCGCTGGTGGGCCGCATCGTGAGCGTGGTGGACAGCTTCGACGCCCTGGTCAGTGAGCGCCCCTACAAGCCCGCCTGGACACCCGAACACGCCCTGCATTATCTGCGCCGGGCGGCGGGCAGACAGTTCGATCCGCAGGTGGTCGAGTCTTTCGGACGCCTGTTCGAGCAGGGCGATCTGCCGAGCAGGGATGAGGCATAA
- a CDS encoding long-chain fatty acid--CoA ligase, with product MTLPLPSTMMDVQLTVPTILERLRTLYHGREVVSLLPDGKDAAGAPIPRVHRSTYGEVARRALQLASALSSLGVQPGDRVATLAVNSHRHLEAYLGVPSMGAVLHTVNIRLHPDQTCWILNHAADRVLLIESTFVGMIPTIRAGCPKLEHIIVLGEASPEHALDADILDYETLIAGFSDDFVYPEIDERQAAAMCYTSGTTGNPKGVLYSHRSTVLHSLASAPKDALNVGERDVVMAIVPMFHVNAWGLPYTCAMAGSAQVFCGMFSDGKVVARMLEQEKVTITAGVPTIWMGLLAELDRAQQAGQPYDLSSLETLVVGGSAAPESLIRAFQTRHHLTLRHAWGMTETHPIGTVSNMPPGVELTSDEGFALQAKQGRQVPLIELALLSDEGERLPHDGQTMGRLMIRGPWVTAGYHGGAGQDNFVVLDGKTWFDTGDIATLDARGYMHIQDRSKDLIKSGGEWISSVDLENALMAHPAVAQAAVIAIDDPKWDERPLAVLVLRPGAERPSSSELHEFLVPKFAKWWLPDAYEVVESIPIGATGKFLKRELRDQFRGYTAAGTATR from the coding sequence ATGACATTGCCACTGCCCAGCACCATGATGGATGTTCAGCTGACCGTCCCCACCATTCTGGAACGCCTCCGCACGCTGTACCACGGGCGCGAGGTCGTCAGTCTGCTGCCAGACGGCAAGGACGCTGCCGGAGCGCCGATTCCCCGGGTGCACCGCAGCACCTACGGTGAGGTGGCCCGCCGCGCCCTGCAACTGGCCTCGGCCCTCAGCAGTCTGGGCGTGCAGCCGGGCGACCGGGTGGCGACGCTGGCGGTCAACAGCCACCGACATCTGGAAGCGTATCTGGGCGTTCCCTCGATGGGCGCAGTCCTGCATACCGTCAACATCCGGCTGCACCCCGACCAGACCTGCTGGATTCTGAACCACGCCGCCGACCGGGTTCTGCTGATCGAGAGCACTTTCGTGGGCATGATTCCCACCATTCGGGCGGGCTGCCCAAAGCTGGAACACATCATCGTGCTGGGCGAGGCGTCGCCGGAACACGCCCTCGACGCCGACATCCTCGATTACGAGACGCTGATCGCCGGATTCTCGGACGACTTCGTTTACCCCGAGATCGACGAACGACAGGCCGCCGCGATGTGCTACACCAGCGGCACCACCGGCAATCCCAAGGGCGTGCTGTATTCGCACCGCTCGACCGTGCTGCACAGCCTGGCGAGCGCCCCGAAAGACGCGCTGAACGTGGGCGAGCGCGACGTGGTGATGGCGATTGTGCCGATGTTCCACGTGAATGCCTGGGGGCTGCCGTATACCTGCGCGATGGCAGGCTCGGCGCAGGTCTTCTGCGGCATGTTCAGCGACGGCAAAGTGGTGGCACGCATGCTGGAGCAGGAAAAGGTGACGATCACGGCGGGCGTGCCGACCATCTGGATGGGTCTGCTGGCCGAACTGGACCGGGCGCAGCAGGCGGGCCAGCCCTATGACCTGTCCAGCCTGGAAACGCTGGTGGTGGGCGGCAGCGCCGCGCCGGAATCGCTGATCCGGGCCTTCCAGACACGCCACCACCTGACGCTGCGGCACGCCTGGGGCATGACCGAGACGCATCCCATCGGCACCGTCAGCAACATGCCGCCGGGCGTGGAACTGACCAGCGACGAGGGCTTTGCACTCCAGGCCAAGCAGGGTCGGCAGGTACCGCTGATCGAACTGGCGCTGCTGAGCGATGAAGGCGAGCGCCTGCCACACGACGGGCAGACCATGGGCCGCCTGATGATTCGCGGTCCCTGGGTCACGGCGGGCTATCACGGCGGCGCGGGTCAGGACAATTTTGTCGTGCTGGACGGCAAGACCTGGTTCGATACCGGCGATATCGCCACGCTGGACGCACGCGGCTACATGCACATTCAGGACCGCAGCAAAGACCTGATCAAATCGGGCGGCGAGTGGATTTCCAGCGTCGATCTGGAAAACGCGCTGATGGCGCACCCGGCTGTGGCCCAGGCCGCCGTCATCGCCATCGACGACCCGAAATGGGATGAGCGCCCGCTGGCGGTCCTGGTGCTGCGCCCCGGAGCCGAGCGCCCCAGCAGCAGCGAGCTGCACGAGTTCCTGGTGCCGAAATTTGCCAAATGGTGGCTGCCCGACGCCTATGAGGTGGTCGAGAGCATTCCTATCGGCGCAACCGGGAAGTTCCTGAAACGCGAGCTGCGTGACCAGTTCAGAGGGTATACGGCGGCGGGTACGGCCACGCGCTAA
- a CDS encoding trans-aconitate 2-methyltransferase, protein MLPPVFTSEPLKTVLDWLQHALEQHGEARCWVPDPDAGHALHLYAGEVLPTAGIHRPYLSWLDAADLLDAHFLTPEKRADGPEGFVLLHFRRRVTPPADRTEGRYAAGSEFQRIDKLEDPHLLHDLNEALRRADLKPGARILSLGVGSGRELALLEQAYPGHTFEVLGLDIEPSALELARQRFPVPNWHFEQRDVRALPDAALGRFDLILALSLFQSPGLVIEDLLRGLRLGQLAAGGSFIVGFPNVRYRGQTLSYGARMLNFARPDLSLLMRDVITVRRHLQKHGFTVYVTGKYEVLITAVSRP, encoded by the coding sequence ATGCTGCCGCCTGTCTTTACCTCCGAACCCCTGAAGACCGTGCTCGACTGGCTGCAACACGCCCTGGAGCAGCACGGCGAGGCCCGCTGCTGGGTGCCCGATCCCGACGCCGGGCACGCGCTGCACCTGTACGCCGGAGAAGTGCTGCCCACTGCCGGAATTCACCGCCCCTATCTGAGCTGGCTGGACGCTGCCGACCTGCTCGACGCCCATTTTCTGACGCCCGAAAAACGCGCCGACGGGCCGGAGGGTTTCGTACTGCTGCACTTTCGCCGCCGCGTCACGCCGCCTGCCGACCGAACAGAGGGACGGTACGCGGCGGGCAGCGAGTTTCAGCGTATCGACAAACTGGAAGACCCGCATCTGCTCCACGACCTGAACGAAGCGCTGCGCCGGGCCGATCTGAAGCCGGGCGCACGCATCCTGAGTCTGGGTGTGGGCAGCGGGCGTGAACTGGCGCTGTTGGAGCAGGCTTATCCGGGCCACACGTTCGAGGTGCTGGGCCTCGATATCGAGCCTTCGGCGCTGGAACTGGCCCGCCAGCGGTTTCCCGTTCCGAACTGGCATTTCGAGCAGCGTGACGTGCGGGCGTTGCCAGACGCTGCCCTGGGCCGTTTCGATCTGATTCTAGCCCTCAGCCTGTTTCAGAGTCCGGGACTGGTCATCGAAGACCTGCTGCGCGGGCTGCGGCTGGGGCAACTGGCAGCGGGCGGCAGCTTCATCGTGGGCTTTCCGAATGTGCGTTACCGGGGCCAGACGCTCAGCTACGGGGCCCGGATGCTCAATTTTGCCCGCCCCGACCTGAGCCTGCTGATGCGCGACGTGATCACAGTGCGCCGCCACCTGCAAAAGCACGGCTTCACGGTGTACGTCACGGGCAAGTACGAGGTGCTGATAACGGCGGTCAGCCGCCCATAG
- the metK gene encoding methionine adenosyltransferase produces the protein MKFYTSESVSEGHPDKLADFISDSILDEFLRQEPTARVAVETLVTTGMAVVAGEVTAYAAHVDVQRVVREAVQKVGYTRAHYGFDAEYSAVLVAIHEQSPDIAGGVNVSEEWRGMSEAERALPENADSHTGAGDQGLMFGYATDETPELMPLPISLAHKITRRLAQLRKDGTLGYLRPDAKAQVTVVREGEGMDGPVWVDTIVISTQHDEATEQDTIRADMEAHVIRAVVPEALLRPETKYFINPSGKFVIGGPHGDTGLTGRKIIVDTYGGAVPHGGGAFSGKDPTKVDRSAAYYARYIAKNIVAAGLAKRALVEVAYAIGRANPVSLRVDSYGTGKLSDSALAALVEQVFDARPQSIIRQLDLRRPIYAATAAYGHFGRDEFPWEQTDQVQALQQAAAAQAKAAPSTPTPEAAPDATVPRLRR, from the coding sequence CTGAAGTTCTACACCTCCGAGTCGGTCAGCGAAGGCCACCCGGACAAACTCGCGGATTTCATCTCGGACAGCATCCTGGACGAATTTCTGCGCCAGGAGCCCACCGCCCGTGTGGCTGTCGAAACGCTGGTGACGACAGGCATGGCGGTCGTGGCCGGAGAAGTCACCGCCTACGCCGCGCATGTCGACGTGCAGCGGGTGGTGCGCGAGGCCGTGCAGAAGGTGGGCTACACCCGCGCCCACTACGGCTTCGACGCCGAATACAGCGCCGTACTGGTCGCCATCCACGAGCAGTCACCCGACATCGCGGGCGGCGTGAACGTCTCGGAAGAGTGGCGCGGGATGAGCGAGGCCGAACGCGCACTGCCCGAGAACGCCGATTCGCATACCGGCGCGGGCGATCAGGGCCTGATGTTCGGCTACGCCACCGACGAAACGCCCGAGCTGATGCCGCTGCCGATCTCGCTGGCCCACAAGATCACGCGGCGGTTGGCGCAGCTCCGCAAGGATGGCACGCTCGGCTATCTGCGCCCCGACGCCAAAGCGCAGGTCACGGTGGTGCGCGAGGGTGAGGGCATGGACGGTCCGGTCTGGGTCGATACCATCGTGATTTCCACCCAGCACGACGAGGCCACCGAGCAGGACACCATTCGCGCCGACATGGAAGCACACGTCATCCGGGCGGTGGTGCCGGAAGCGCTGCTGCGCCCGGAGACCAAATACTTCATCAATCCCAGCGGCAAATTCGTGATCGGTGGGCCACACGGCGACACCGGCCTGACCGGACGCAAGATCATCGTGGATACCTACGGCGGCGCGGTGCCACACGGTGGCGGCGCGTTCAGCGGCAAAGACCCGACCAAGGTCGACCGGTCGGCGGCCTACTATGCCCGCTATATCGCCAAAAACATCGTGGCGGCGGGGCTGGCAAAGCGGGCGCTCGTGGAAGTGGCCTACGCGATCGGTCGGGCCAATCCGGTCAGCCTGCGGGTGGACAGCTACGGCACCGGCAAACTGAGCGACAGCGCACTGGCCGCCCTGGTCGAGCAGGTCTTCGATGCCCGCCCACAGTCGATCATCCGGCAGCTCGACCTGCGCCGCCCGATCTACGCCGCCACGGCCGCATACGGACATTTCGGGCGCGACGAATTCCCCTGGGAGCAGACCGATCAGGTGCAGGCGCTCCAGCAGGCGGCAGCGGCCCAGGCGAAGGCGGCCCCCAGCACCCCCACGCCCGAAGCGGCCCCCGACGCCACGGTTCCCCGCCTCAGACGCTAA
- a CDS encoding YkvA family protein, with the protein MTRIISSTPRPPSFLGRFVPARLRAVWFDALSLLMALGDRRTPPLARLIALAALIYAVSPVDLLPDSIPVLGVSDDLLIVPALLAFAARSLPSAVLAEARFKADRFAGHRRWLVPAILGGVLLIGLGVAYLLIRGIGAVFGG; encoded by the coding sequence GTGACCAGGATCATCTCTTCCACCCCCCGGCCCCCCAGCTTTCTCGGACGCTTCGTTCCGGCGCGGCTGCGGGCGGTCTGGTTCGACGCCCTGAGCCTGCTGATGGCACTGGGGGATCGGCGCACGCCTCCGCTGGCCCGCCTGATCGCCCTCGCCGCCCTGATCTATGCTGTCAGCCCCGTTGATCTGCTGCCTGACAGCATTCCGGTGCTGGGCGTCAGCGACGACCTGTTGATCGTGCCCGCGCTGCTGGCTTTCGCCGCCCGCAGCCTGCCGAGCGCGGTGCTGGCAGAAGCCCGCTTCAAGGCCGACCGTTTCGCCGGGCATCGGCGCTGGCTGGTGCCTGCCATTCTGGGCGGCGTACTGCTGATCGGACTGGGCGTGGCCTACCTGCTGATCAGGGGCATCGGCGCGGTGTTCGGGGGCTGA
- a CDS encoding HAMP domain-containing sensor histidine kinase: MKLPAWMHSLRFRLALMYTLLALALVTVVGLVMTVQLLRDLNGQFQVRLDERADQLAAAQNNPSEGIGKTQTVPSGSYAMFVDANGNVQYATAGLQDFMGAQFPFAHQTRAKVGDVPVRVATRVLKRGGFVWVGLSEDTLIQARQSAMRVLLLALILAPLLTLVLAWLAGRRALRGLGQAAQLAGRINPSHSVAALPLPRRQDEVYELLSAINLLLSRIEAQQAREKQLLGQIVHELGAPLTVLKASLARAASLHTDPDVRRAALVADELTFTTQDLMQLARGQLELTLAYHYIPARQLRERLDRLVPGTVFVGDWDAFVLCDPDRLTQALRNLLANARRAAGAAGRVELHLQETPLLITFLVQDDGPGLPPELGDRIFAPFVSGAGSSGLGLSVSRQIARMHGGDLLGGNRPEGGAQFILTLPGSDIGDDDSEPQEIELQEHEQLASRGPLARNS, encoded by the coding sequence ATGAAGCTGCCCGCCTGGATGCACAGCCTGCGGTTCCGGCTGGCGCTGATGTACACGCTGCTGGCCCTGGCTCTGGTCACGGTGGTCGGTCTGGTGATGACGGTGCAGCTGCTGCGCGATCTGAACGGGCAGTTTCAGGTCCGCCTGGACGAACGAGCCGATCAGCTGGCTGCCGCTCAGAACAATCCTTCCGAGGGCATCGGAAAAACGCAGACCGTGCCCAGCGGCAGTTACGCCATGTTCGTGGATGCAAACGGCAACGTGCAGTACGCCACTGCCGGACTCCAGGACTTCATGGGGGCGCAGTTTCCCTTTGCCCATCAGACGCGGGCCAAAGTGGGCGATGTGCCGGTGCGGGTGGCGACCCGAGTGCTGAAACGTGGCGGCTTCGTCTGGGTCGGTCTGTCGGAAGACACGCTGATTCAGGCCCGCCAGAGCGCCATGCGGGTGCTGCTGCTGGCACTGATTCTCGCGCCGCTCCTGACGCTGGTGCTGGCGTGGCTGGCAGGGCGGCGGGCGCTGCGTGGCCTGGGGCAGGCCGCTCAGCTCGCGGGGCGGATCAATCCGAGTCATTCGGTGGCGGCTCTGCCACTGCCGCGCCGCCAGGACGAGGTGTACGAGCTGCTGAGCGCCATCAATCTGCTGCTGTCGCGCATCGAGGCCCAGCAGGCACGTGAAAAGCAGCTGCTCGGACAGATCGTGCACGAGCTGGGTGCGCCCCTGACGGTGCTGAAAGCCTCGCTGGCCCGCGCCGCTTCGCTCCACACCGATCCCGACGTGCGCCGCGCCGCACTGGTGGCCGACGAGCTGACCTTCACCACCCAGGATCTGATGCAGCTGGCACGCGGGCAGCTCGAACTGACGCTCGCCTACCACTACATTCCGGCACGGCAACTGCGCGAGCGGCTGGACCGGCTGGTTCCCGGCACCGTCTTTGTGGGCGACTGGGACGCGTTCGTGCTGTGCGACCCCGACCGGCTGACACAGGCGCTGCGGAATCTGCTCGCCAATGCGCGGCGGGCGGCGGGGGCGGCGGGGCGCGTCGAACTGCACCTTCAGGAAACGCCCCTGCTCATCACCTTTCTGGTGCAGGATGACGGCCCCGGCCTGCCGCCGGAACTGGGTGACCGCATCTTTGCTCCCTTCGTGAGTGGAGCGGGCAGCAGCGGGCTGGGCCTCAGCGTTTCCCGGCAGATTGCCCGGATGCACGGCGGCGATCTGCTGGGCGGCAACCGGCCCGAAGGGGGAGCGCAGTTTATCCTGACGCTGCCAGGGTCGGATATCGGGGACGACGACAGCGAGCCACAGGAGATAGAGTTGCAGGAACACGAACAGCTCGCTTCACGGGGGCCGCTGGCCCGGAACTCCTGA
- a CDS encoding response regulator transcription factor, translating into MLSQLLIVEDDPHLGPLLREYLSADYQVYHAATLKDAQAWLGTHSAQLILLDLNLPDGDGLDLVQSLRQYSSTPVLVLSARSGVQERVAGLNAGADDYLTKPFAMPELDARIGALLRRTAAGTGVNLGNTSLSSSSLTLTVGDQNATLTEHEARILELMMRTPERVFSRADIESHLYGWETPNSNSVEVRISQLRKKLEGVASDLRIRTIRNVGYVLQA; encoded by the coding sequence ATGCTTTCTCAACTGCTCATCGTCGAAGATGATCCGCATCTCGGACCGCTGCTGCGTGAATACCTCAGCGCCGACTATCAGGTGTATCACGCCGCCACGCTGAAAGACGCGCAGGCATGGCTCGGAACGCACAGCGCCCAGCTGATTCTGCTCGATCTGAACCTGCCCGACGGTGACGGTCTCGATCTGGTCCAGAGTCTGCGGCAGTACAGCAGCACGCCCGTCCTGGTGCTTTCGGCCCGCAGCGGCGTACAGGAGCGGGTCGCGGGTCTGAATGCCGGGGCCGACGACTACCTGACCAAACCCTTTGCCATGCCGGAACTCGATGCCCGCATCGGAGCGCTGCTGCGCCGCACCGCCGCCGGAACCGGGGTCAATCTGGGGAATACCAGCCTGAGCAGCAGCAGCCTGACCCTGACGGTGGGCGACCAGAACGCCACCCTGACCGAGCACGAAGCCCGCATTCTGGAACTGATGATGAGGACGCCTGAGCGGGTCTTTTCGCGGGCCGATATCGAGTCGCACCTGTACGGCTGGGAAACGCCGAACAGCAACAGCGTCGAGGTCCGGATCTCGCAGCTCCGCAAAAAGCTGGAAGGCGTGGCCTCCGACCTGCGGATTCGCACCATCCGGAACGTCGGCTACGTGCTTCAGGCATAA